One window of the Suricata suricatta isolate VVHF042 chromosome 7, meerkat_22Aug2017_6uvM2_HiC, whole genome shotgun sequence genome contains the following:
- the NRM gene encoding nurim isoform X1, with the protein MAPALLLVPAALASFILAFGTGVEFVRFTSLRPLLGGLPEPGGPDARQGWLAALQDYSILGPLAWDLGLLILFVGQHSLMATETVKAWMSRYFGVLQRSLYVACTALALQLVMRYWEPVPRGPVLWEARAEPWATWVPLLCFVLHVISWLLIFSILLVFDYAELMGVKQVYYHVLGLGEPLALKSPRALRLFSHLRHPVCVELLTVLWVVPTLGSDRLLLALLLTLYLGLAHGLDQQDLCYLRAQLQRKLSLLSRPQEGILEQEIPS; encoded by the exons ATGGCCCCAGCTCTGCTCTTGGTCCCAGCTGCCCTCGCCTCTTTCATCCTGGCCTTTGGCACCGGAGTGGAGTTCGTGCGCTTCACCTCTCTTCGGCCACTTCTTGGAGGGCTCCCAGAGCCTGGTGGTCCGG ATGCCCGCCAAGGATGGCTGGCTGCCCTGCAGGACTACAGCATCCTTGGCCCCCTGGCTTGGGACCTGGGTCTCCTGATACTGTTTGTGGGGCAGCACAGCCTCATGGCAACTGAGACAGTGAAGGCGTGGATGTCTCGATATTTTGGAGTCCTTCAGCGGTCACTGTACGTGGCATGCACTGCCCTAGCCTTGCAG TTGGTGATGCGGTACTGGGAACCTGTACCCAGAGGCCCTGTGTTGTGGGAGGCTCGGGCTGAGCCATGGGCCACGtgggtgcccctcctctgctttgtGCTCCACGTCATATCCTGGCTCCTCATCTTCAGCATCCTTCTTGTCTTTGACTACGCTGAGCTCATGGGTGTCAAACAG GTGTACTACCATGTGCTGGGGCTGGGTGAACCTCTGGCCCTGAAGTCTCCCCGGGCTCTCAGACTCTTCTCCCACCTGCGCCACCCAGTCTGTGTGGAGCTGCTGACAGTGCTGTGGGTGGTGCCCACCCTGGGCAGTGACCGCCTCCTCCTTGCTCTCCTCCTTACACTCTACCTGGGCCTGGCTCACGGACTTGACCAGCAAGATCTCTGCTACCTCCGGGCTCAGTTACAAAGAAAACTCAGCCTGCTTTCTCGGCCCCAGGAAG ggaTCCTGGAGCAGGAGATCCCTTCCTAG
- the PPP1R18 gene encoding phostensin, translating to MATIPDWKLQLLARRRQEEAALRGREKAERERLSQMPAWKRGLLERRRAKLALSPGEPSPAPGTTEAGPPDPDESAVLLEAIGPVHQNRFIRQERQQQQQQQQQQQRNEELAERRPGTLEARERRPNPGEMRDQSPKGRDSREEWLSPREAQEKRIGGGRESSPRPSESWDWRQSPGEAGDKSSRLSEARKWRLSPGETPEWSLRLAEPGEQSTRRKEVVESRLSPVESDNQKMGLTEAHKWRPDSEESQEQSLVQLETSEWRLSLEKRKDCSEECGRKEERPIPTLASEEITELSETLTREVPDSRSGEAEAAEQRPGPVKDGERGLRLTEGWKWTLNSGKVREWTPRDTETQIQKPVPTEPAEKYLGPIDKEAGEGEAEKEKAGAQGRPLRTLQNCSSVPSPFPPEDAGTGGSIRQEEEAVQLRPPPAAPLSPPPPAPLAPQSPGDPLMNRLFYGVKAGPGVGAPRRSGHTFTVNPRRSLPPAASTTPPATPATADVAGPGAGAGKKRYPTAEEILVLGGYLRLSRSCLVKGSPERHHKQLKISFSETALETTYQYPSESSVLEELGPEPETPSPSSPPAAQPDDEEDEEELLLLQRELQGGLRTKALIVDESCRR from the exons ATGGCCACCATCCCAGACTGGAAGCTACAGTTGCTAGCTCGGCGACGGCAGGAGGAGGCAGCCCTTCGTGGCCGGGAGAAGGCAGAGCGAGAGCGTCTGTCCCAGATGCCAGCCTGGAAGCGGGGTCTTCTGGAGCGCCGCCGGGCCAAGCTTGCTCTGTCTCCTGGGGAGCCTAGCCCTGCACCTGGGACTACAGAGGCTGGCCCTCCAGACCCAGATGAGTCGGCTGTCCTCCTAGAGGCCATTGGGCCAGTGCACCAGAACCGATTCATTCGGCAGGAGcgccagcagcaacagcagcaacagcagcagcagcagcgaaaTGAAGAACTTGCAGAAAGAAGGCCTGGGACTTTGGAGGCACGGGAGCGGAGACCCAACCCTGGGGAGATGCGGGATCAGAGCCCCAAGGGAAGAGATTCGAGAGAAGAGTGGCTCAGTCCCAGGGAAGCCCAAGAGAAGAGGATAGGGGGAGGCCGAGAGTCGAGCCCCAGGCCTTCAGAGTCTTGGGACTGGAGGCAGAGTCCAGGAGAGGCTGGAGACAAGAGCTCCAGACTGTCAGAAGCCCGGAAATGGAGGCTGAGCCCTGGAGAAACTCCAGAGTGGAGTCTGAGACTGGCAGAGCCAGGAGAACAAAGCACGAGGAGAAAAGAGGTAGTGGAAAGTAGACTGAGCCCAGTGGAATCTGACAACCAGAAGATGGGTCTGACAGAGGCCCATAAATGGAGGCCTGACTCTGAAGAGTCTCAGGAACAGAGTTTGGTACAACTGGAGACATCAGAGTGGAGGCTAagcttagaaaaaagaaaagactgctCCGAGGAAtgtgggagaaaagaagagaggccaATTCCAACACTGGCCTCAGAAGAGATTACAGAGTTGTCAGAGACCCTGACTAGGGAGGTTCCAGACAGCAGGTCTGGAGAAGCGGAGGCAGCAGAACAAAGGCCTGGCCCTGTGAAGGATGGTGAGAGGGGACTGAGGTTGACAGAAGGATGGAAATGGACCCTGAACTCTGGAAAGGTTCGAGAATGGACACCCAGGGACACAGAGACTCAAATTCAGAAACCagtccccacagagcctgctgaGAAGTATCTGGGGCCCATTGATAAAGAGGCTGGAGAAGGGGAGGCTGAGAAGGAGAAGGCGGGGGCTCAGGGCAGGCCTCTGAGAACCCTGCAGAACTGcagctctgtgccctcccccttcccaccagagGACGCTGGGACTGGAGGCTCTATACgacaggaagaggaagcagtGCAACTACGGCCCCCACCAGCagcccctctgtctcccccacccccagccccacttgCCCCCCAGTCCCCTGGGGATCCCCTCATGAACCGACTGTTCTACGGGGTGAAggcagggccaggggtgggggctccTCGCCGCAGTGGACACACCTTCACAGTCAACCCCCGGCGGTCCCTGCCCCCTGCAGCCTCCACCACTCCTCCGGCCACTCCAGCCACAGCTGATGTTGCAGGCCCCGGAGCTGGAGCTGGGAAGAAGCGGTACCCGACTGCTGAGGAGATCTTGGTTCTGGGGGGCTACCTCCGTCTCAGCCGCAGCTGCCTTGTCAAGGGGTCCCCTGAAAGGCACCACAAACAG CTCAAGATCTCCTTCAGCGAGACAGCATTGGAAACCACGTATCAGTATCCCTCCGAAAGTTCAGTGCTGGAGGAGCTGGGCCCAGAGCCTGAGACTCCCAGTCCCTCCAGTCCCCCAGCAGCCCAACCCGATGACGAAGAGGATGAGGAAGAATTGTTGCTGCTACAAAGGGAACTCCAGGGTGGGCTACGCACCAAGGCCCTGATCGTGG ATGAGTCCTGCCGAAGGTGA
- the NRM gene encoding nurim isoform X2: MAPALLLVPAALASFILAFGTGVEFVRFTSLRPLLGGLPEPGGPDARQGWLAALQDYSILGPLAWDLGLLILFVGQHSLMATETVKAWMSRYFGVLQRSLYVACTALALQLVMRYWEPVPRGPVLWEARAEPWATWVPLLCFVLHVISWLLIFSILLVFDYAELMGVKQVYYHVLGLGEPLALKSPRALRLFSHLRHPVCVELLTVLWVVPTLGSDRLLLALLLTLYLGLAHGLDQQDLCYLRAQLQRKLSLLSRPQEGEAK, encoded by the exons ATGGCCCCAGCTCTGCTCTTGGTCCCAGCTGCCCTCGCCTCTTTCATCCTGGCCTTTGGCACCGGAGTGGAGTTCGTGCGCTTCACCTCTCTTCGGCCACTTCTTGGAGGGCTCCCAGAGCCTGGTGGTCCGG ATGCCCGCCAAGGATGGCTGGCTGCCCTGCAGGACTACAGCATCCTTGGCCCCCTGGCTTGGGACCTGGGTCTCCTGATACTGTTTGTGGGGCAGCACAGCCTCATGGCAACTGAGACAGTGAAGGCGTGGATGTCTCGATATTTTGGAGTCCTTCAGCGGTCACTGTACGTGGCATGCACTGCCCTAGCCTTGCAG TTGGTGATGCGGTACTGGGAACCTGTACCCAGAGGCCCTGTGTTGTGGGAGGCTCGGGCTGAGCCATGGGCCACGtgggtgcccctcctctgctttgtGCTCCACGTCATATCCTGGCTCCTCATCTTCAGCATCCTTCTTGTCTTTGACTACGCTGAGCTCATGGGTGTCAAACAG GTGTACTACCATGTGCTGGGGCTGGGTGAACCTCTGGCCCTGAAGTCTCCCCGGGCTCTCAGACTCTTCTCCCACCTGCGCCACCCAGTCTGTGTGGAGCTGCTGACAGTGCTGTGGGTGGTGCCCACCCTGGGCAGTGACCGCCTCCTCCTTGCTCTCCTCCTTACACTCTACCTGGGCCTGGCTCACGGACTTGACCAGCAAGATCTCTGCTACCTCCGGGCTCAGTTACAAAGAAAACTCAGCCTGCTTTCTCGGCCCCAGGAAGGTGAGGCCAAGTGA
- the NRM gene encoding nurim isoform X3 codes for MAPALLLVPAALASFILAFGTGVEFVRFTSLRPLLGGLPEPGGPDARQGWLAALQDYSILGPLAWDLGLLILFVGQHSLMATETVKAWMSRYFGVLQRSLYVACTALALQVYYHVLGLGEPLALKSPRALRLFSHLRHPVCVELLTVLWVVPTLGSDRLLLALLLTLYLGLAHGLDQQDLCYLRAQLQRKLSLLSRPQEGEAK; via the exons ATGGCCCCAGCTCTGCTCTTGGTCCCAGCTGCCCTCGCCTCTTTCATCCTGGCCTTTGGCACCGGAGTGGAGTTCGTGCGCTTCACCTCTCTTCGGCCACTTCTTGGAGGGCTCCCAGAGCCTGGTGGTCCGG ATGCCCGCCAAGGATGGCTGGCTGCCCTGCAGGACTACAGCATCCTTGGCCCCCTGGCTTGGGACCTGGGTCTCCTGATACTGTTTGTGGGGCAGCACAGCCTCATGGCAACTGAGACAGTGAAGGCGTGGATGTCTCGATATTTTGGAGTCCTTCAGCGGTCACTGTACGTGGCATGCACTGCCCTAGCCTTGCAG GTGTACTACCATGTGCTGGGGCTGGGTGAACCTCTGGCCCTGAAGTCTCCCCGGGCTCTCAGACTCTTCTCCCACCTGCGCCACCCAGTCTGTGTGGAGCTGCTGACAGTGCTGTGGGTGGTGCCCACCCTGGGCAGTGACCGCCTCCTCCTTGCTCTCCTCCTTACACTCTACCTGGGCCTGGCTCACGGACTTGACCAGCAAGATCTCTGCTACCTCCGGGCTCAGTTACAAAGAAAACTCAGCCTGCTTTCTCGGCCCCAGGAAGGTGAGGCCAAGTGA